In Falco biarmicus isolate bFalBia1 chromosome 5, bFalBia1.pri, whole genome shotgun sequence, a single genomic region encodes these proteins:
- the LPCAT3 gene encoding lysophospholipid acyltransferase 5, which yields MAVAGSGWGLAQLAEALGSSEQALRLIVSILMGYPFALFQRYFLFQKETYLIHLYNVFTGLSIAYFNFGMQFFHSLLCVLIQFLILRLMGRTITAVFTTFFFQMTYLMAGYYFTATEHYDIKWTMPHCVLTLKLIGLAIDYYDGGKDLEFLTPEQRRFAVRGVPTLLEVSGFSYFYGAFMVGPQFSMTDYQKLARGEMTDVQGQRPNSFVPALKRLSLGLLFLVTYTLSSLYVSDEYLISDDYMEKPFWFRCGYILIWGKIILYKYVTCWLVTEGVCILVGLGYNGKDQNGKPLWNACANMKVWLYETTPLFTGTIASFNINTNAWVARYIFKRLKFLGNKLLSQALALLFLAVWHGLHSGYLVCFQMELLIVIVERQVINLVRDSPLLSTLASITALQPLFYVLQQANHWMFMGYSLVPFCLFTWDKWMKVYRSIYFFGHVLFLTLLLVLPYIRRAIVPRKEKLKKAE from the exons GATATCCTTTTGCCTTGTTCCAGCGCTATTTCCTCTTCCAGAAGGAGACCTACCTCATTCATCTCTACAATGTGTTCACAGGACTCTCAATTGCTTACTTCAATTTTG GGATGCAGTTCTTTCACTCCCTGCTATGTGTCCTAATCCAGTTCCTCATACTGAGACTAATGGGTCGCACAATCACTGCCGTCTTCACCACGTTCTTCTTTCAGATG ACATACCTTATGGCCGGGTATTACTTCACAGCCACAGAACATTATGACATCAAGTGGACAATGCCACATTGTGTCTTGACGCTCAAGTTGATCG GTCTGGCCATCGATTACTATGATGGAGGAAAAGATCTG GAGTTCCTGACCCCTGAGCAGCGGCGATTTGCTGTCCGGGGAGTTCCTACCTTGCTGGAGGTCTCAGGATTCTCTTATTTCTATGGTGCCTTCATGGTGGGGCCTCAGTTCTCCATGACAGACTATCAGAAACTGGCAAGGGGTGAGATGACTGACGTTCAAGGCCAGAGACCCAATAG tttTGTGCCTGCTCTCAAGCGCCTGAGTCTGGGTCTCTTGTTTCTAGTAACCTATACCTTGTCAAGCCTGTACGTCTCTGATGAATACCTCATCTCAGATGATTATATG GAGAAGCCTTTCTGGTTCCGCTGTGGTTACATATTGATCTGGGGCAAAATTATACTCTACAAATACGTAACTTGCTGGCTTGTTACG GAAGGTGTCTGCATCCTTGTTGGTCTGGGGTACAATGGGAAGGACCAGAATGGAAAGCCTTTGTGGAACGCCTGTGCCAACATGAAGGTCTGGCTGTATGAGACAACACCTTTGTTCACAGGGACCATTGCATCTTTCAACATCAACACCAATGCTTGGGTGGCCCG CTACATCTTCAAGCGCCTGAAGTTCCTGGGTAACAAACTGCTGTCACAGGCGCTGGCCCTGTTATTCCTGGCTGTTTGGCACGGGCTGCACTCTGGCTACCTGGTGTGCTTTCAGATGGAGCTGCTTATAGTCATCGTTGAAAGACAG GTCATAAACCTTGTCCGGGACAGTCCCCTCCTAAGCACTCTAGCCTCCATCACTGCCTTGCAGCCCCTCTTCTACGTGCTGCAGCAGGCTAACCACTGGATGTTTATGGGTTACTCTCTGGTGCCATTTTGCCTTTTCACCTGGGACAAATGGATGAAG GTGTACAGgtctatttatttctttggcCATGTGTTGTTCCTCACCTTATTATTGGTGTTGCCTTACATTCGCAGAGCAATTGTGCCacgaaaagaaaagctaaaaaaagcAGAGTAG
- the EMG1 gene encoding ribosomal RNA small subunit methyltransferase NEP1 produces MAAPRRPREEEEEVAAEDVSLEAKRPRGQRRLLVVLEGASLETVKVGKTFELLNCDKHKALLLRNGRDPTEVRPDIAHQSLLMLMDSPLNRAGLLQVYIHTQKNVLIEVNPQTRIPRTFDRFCGLMVQLLHKLSVRAADGPQKLLKVIKNPVSDHLPVGCMKIGTSFAVPKVSDLRKLVPTAEPVAIVVGAFAHGSVNVDYTEKMVSISNYPLSAALTCAKITTAFEEVWGVV; encoded by the exons ATGGCGGCGCCCAGGCGGCCTcgtgaggaggaggaagaagtagcAGCTGAGGATGTCTCGTTGGAGGCCAAGCggccccgcgggcagcggcggctcTTGGTGGTGCTGGAGGGGGCGAGCCTAGAGACCGTGAAG GTGGGGAAGACGTTTGAGCTCCTCAACTGCGACAAGCACAAGGCGCTGCTGCTGCGGAACGGCCGGGACCCTACGGAGGTGCGGCCCGACATCGCCCACCAG AGTCTCTTGATGCTCATGGACAGCCCGCTGAATCGGGCTGGTCTCCTGCAGGTTTATATCCACACCCAGAAGAATGTTCTAATTGAAGTCAACCCCCAAACCAGAATCCCGAGAACCTTTGATCGATTCTGTGGTCTCATGG TTCAGTTGCTGCATAAGCTCAGTGTTCGAGCAGCTGATGGGCCTCAGAAGTTGCTGAAG gTGATTAAAAATCCAGTCAGTGATCACCTCCCTGTGGGCTGTATGAAGATAGGTACCTCTTTTGCAGTTCCAAAGGTATCAGATCTGCGTAAACTGGTTCCTACAGCAGAGCCAGTTGCCATTGTTGTGGGAGCTTTTGCCCACGGTTCG gtCAATGTTGACTATACAGAAAAGATGGTCTCAATCAGCAACTACCCCCTCTCTGCTGCCCTGACGTGTGCTAAAATTACTACTGCCTTTGAGGAAGTCTGGGGCGTGGTATGA